From Pseudomonas sp. stari2, a single genomic window includes:
- a CDS encoding TerB family tellurite resistance protein, translated as MLWPGTLIGAGAGFAIASIPGAMLGALLGQALDRRLHLQSWGHLREKLGGQPMLRNDELLFVLLGRLAKSDGRVTDGHIQQARQEMRALDMSESAQRRAIAAFNRGKSGGDRLRGYLRRLSAQPHAAEGVLRACWRMVWADGRAGSSERELLAQWGKWLGWTTHQLQALAADYEPNKRPIVSAAVSYQDAMRLLGVSATSEPAQIKRAYRRLLSRHHPDKVAGSGATAAQVLEATEKTRELHNAYTLIRERRDFR; from the coding sequence ATGTTGTGGCCAGGGACTCTGATTGGAGCCGGAGCGGGTTTTGCTATCGCCAGCATTCCGGGGGCCATGCTTGGGGCTTTGTTGGGGCAGGCGCTGGATCGGCGTCTGCATTTGCAGAGCTGGGGGCATTTGCGGGAAAAACTCGGCGGCCAGCCGATGCTGCGCAACGACGAGTTGTTGTTCGTCTTGCTCGGGCGTCTGGCCAAGAGTGACGGACGGGTTACCGACGGCCATATCCAGCAGGCGCGTCAGGAGATGCGCGCGCTGGACATGAGTGAGTCGGCGCAGCGCCGGGCCATTGCCGCGTTCAATCGCGGCAAGTCCGGCGGGGATCGCCTGCGCGGTTATCTGCGGCGTCTCAGTGCTCAGCCCCATGCGGCCGAGGGCGTGTTGCGTGCCTGCTGGCGGATGGTCTGGGCGGATGGTCGGGCTGGCAGCAGCGAACGTGAATTGTTGGCGCAATGGGGCAAGTGGCTGGGCTGGACGACGCACCAGCTTCAGGCGCTGGCGGCGGATTACGAGCCGAACAAGCGCCCGATCGTCAGCGCCGCGGTGAGTTATCAGGATGCGATGCGCCTGCTCGGGGTGTCGGCAACCAGCGAACCGGCCCAGATCAAACGCGCTTATCGTCGCCTGCTCAGTCGCCATCATCCGGACAAGGTGGCCGGTAGTGGAGCGACGGCGGCCCAGGTGCTCGAAGCGACTGAAAAGACCCGCGAATTGCACAATGCCTACACATTGATTCGCGAGCGGCGGGATTTCCGCTAG
- a CDS encoding ABC transporter permease, translating to MLSPYMSPVERVWFYSLRILCGLILLFLILPVLVIVPLSFNSGSFLVYPLQGFSLHWYQDFFASAEWMRSLKNSIIVAPAATVLAMVFGTLAAIGLTRGDFPGKALVMALVISPMVVPVVIIGVASYLFFAPLGLGNSFFSLIVVHAVLGVPFVIITVSATLQGFNHNLVRAAASLGASPLVTFRRVTLPLIAPGVISGALFAFATSFDEVVVTLFLAGPEQATLPRQMFSGIRENLSPTIAAAATLLIAFSVILLLTLEWLRGRSEKLRTAQV from the coding sequence ATGCTGAGTCCTTATATGTCGCCCGTCGAGCGGGTGTGGTTCTACAGCTTGCGGATTCTCTGCGGCTTGATCCTGTTGTTCCTGATCCTGCCGGTGCTGGTGATCGTGCCGCTGTCGTTCAACTCGGGCAGCTTCCTGGTGTACCCGCTGCAAGGTTTCTCGCTGCACTGGTATCAGGACTTCTTCGCCTCGGCGGAATGGATGCGCTCGCTGAAGAACAGCATCATCGTCGCCCCGGCCGCCACCGTACTGGCGATGGTGTTCGGCACGCTGGCGGCCATCGGCCTGACCCGTGGCGACTTTCCCGGCAAGGCGCTGGTGATGGCGCTGGTGATTTCACCGATGGTGGTGCCGGTGGTGATCATCGGCGTGGCCAGCTACCTGTTCTTCGCGCCGCTGGGCCTGGGCAACAGTTTCTTCTCGCTGATCGTGGTGCACGCGGTGCTGGGTGTGCCGTTCGTGATCATCACCGTGTCAGCGACGTTGCAGGGGTTCAACCATAACCTGGTGCGGGCGGCGGCCAGTCTTGGCGCTTCGCCGTTGGTGACATTCCGTCGGGTGACCTTGCCGCTGATTGCGCCGGGGGTGATTTCCGGGGCGTTGTTTGCCTTTGCGACATCGTTCGATGAAGTGGTGGTGACGTTGTTCCTCGCAGGTCCCGAGCAAGCGACGTTGCCACGGCAGATGTTCAGCGGGATTCGCGAGAACCTGAGCCCGACGATTGCGGCGGCTGCAACTCTGCTGATTGCCTTCTCGGTGATTCTGCTGCTGACGCTGGAGTGGTTGCGTGGGCGGAGTGAGAAGCTGCGTACTGCTCAGGTCTGA
- a CDS encoding ABC transporter ATP-binding protein → MSQVESNAGASDVLVSFRGVQKSYDGENLIVKDLNLDIRKGEFLTLLGPSGSGKTTSLMMLAGFETPTAGEILLAGRAINNVPPHKRDIGMVFQNYALFPHMTVAENLAFPLTVRGLNKSDVSDKVKKVLSMVQLDAFASRYPAQLSGGQQQRVALARALVFEPQLVLMDEPLGALDKQLREHMQMEIKHLHQRLGVTVVYVTHDQGEALTMSDRVAVFHQGEIQQIAPPRTLYEEPKNTFVANFIGENNRLNGRLLSQSGERCVVELGRGEKVEALAVNIGQTGEPVTLSIRPERVSLNGSSDQCVNRFSGRVAEFIYLGDHVRVRLEVCGKTDFFVKQPIAELDPALAVGDVVPLGWQVEHVRALDPLLEAH, encoded by the coding sequence ATGAGCCAGGTCGAATCAAACGCAGGGGCCAGCGATGTGCTGGTCAGCTTTCGTGGAGTGCAGAAGAGCTACGACGGCGAGAACCTGATCGTCAAAGACCTCAACCTGGACATCCGCAAGGGCGAATTCCTGACCCTGCTCGGGCCGTCCGGCTCCGGCAAGACCACCAGCCTGATGATGCTCGCCGGTTTCGAAACACCAACCGCCGGGGAAATCCTCCTGGCCGGACGCGCGATCAACAACGTGCCGCCGCACAAGCGCGACATCGGCATGGTGTTCCAGAACTACGCGCTGTTCCCGCACATGACCGTCGCCGAGAACCTGGCGTTCCCGCTGACCGTGCGCGGCCTGAACAAGAGCGACGTCAGCGACAAGGTCAAGAAAGTCCTGAGCATGGTCCAGCTCGATGCCTTCGCTTCGCGCTATCCGGCGCAGTTGTCCGGCGGCCAGCAACAACGTGTGGCGCTGGCCCGTGCGCTGGTCTTCGAGCCGCAACTGGTGCTGATGGACGAACCGCTCGGCGCTCTCGACAAGCAGCTGCGCGAACACATGCAGATGGAAATCAAACACCTGCACCAGCGCCTCGGCGTGACCGTGGTCTACGTGACCCACGACCAGGGCGAAGCCCTGACCATGTCCGACCGCGTCGCCGTGTTTCATCAGGGTGAGATCCAGCAGATCGCCCCGCCGCGCACCCTCTACGAAGAGCCGAAAAACACCTTCGTCGCCAACTTCATCGGCGAGAACAACCGCCTCAACGGTCGTCTGCTCAGCCAGAGCGGCGAGCGCTGTGTGGTCGAGCTGGGTCGTGGGGAAAAGGTCGAGGCGCTGGCGGTCAACATCGGCCAGACCGGCGAACCCGTCACCCTGTCGATCCGGCCGGAGCGCGTCAGCCTCAACGGTTCGAGCGATCAATGCGTCAACCGCTTCTCCGGGCGGGTGGCCGAATTCATCTATCTGGGCGACCACGTCCGGGTGCGCCTGGAAGTCTGCGGCAAGACCGACTTCTTCGTGAAACAACCGATTGCCGAGCTCGATCCTGCGCTCGCGGTCGGCGACGTGGTTCCGCTTGGCTGGCAGGTCGAGCACGTTCGCGCGCTTGATCCTCTTCTAGAGGCGCATTAA
- a CDS encoding response regulator transcription factor, with the protein MIRVLVAEDHTIVREGIKQLIGLAKDLQVVGEASNGEQLLETLRSVPCEVVLLDISMPGVNGLEAIPRIRALNNPPAILVLSMHDEAQMAARALKVGAAGYATKDSDPALLLTAIRKVAAGGRYIDPELADRMVFEVGLTDTRPLHSLLSEREFSVFERLAQGANVNDIAQQLALSSKTISTHKARLMQKLNITSLAELVKYAMEHKLL; encoded by the coding sequence GTGATCCGTGTACTGGTAGCTGAAGACCACACCATCGTTCGCGAAGGCATCAAGCAATTGATCGGCCTGGCCAAGGATCTGCAAGTCGTGGGGGAGGCGAGCAATGGCGAGCAGTTGCTCGAAACCCTGCGCAGCGTGCCCTGCGAGGTGGTGCTGCTGGATATTTCCATGCCCGGGGTCAACGGGCTGGAGGCGATTCCGCGTATTCGCGCACTGAACAATCCGCCGGCGATTCTGGTGCTGTCGATGCACGACGAGGCGCAGATGGCCGCTCGGGCGCTGAAGGTTGGCGCTGCCGGGTATGCGACCAAGGACAGCGATCCGGCATTGCTGCTTACAGCGATCCGCAAGGTCGCGGCAGGCGGGCGCTACATCGATCCGGAACTGGCCGACCGCATGGTCTTCGAAGTCGGCCTGACCGATACGCGGCCGCTGCATTCGTTGTTGTCCGAACGCGAGTTCTCGGTGTTCGAACGCCTGGCTCAGGGCGCCAACGTCAACGACATCGCCCAGCAATTGGCCCTGAGCAGCAAGACCATCAGCACCCACAAGGCGCGGCTGATGCAGAAACTCAACATCACCTCACTTGCCGAGCTGGTGAAGTATGCGATGGAACACAAACTCCTCTAA
- a CDS encoding alpha/beta hydrolase family protein, with the protein MPPVSRLAMPALCLSLILPCAFSVEAADPAPAATAEKPAEEKPVERQPLLERSQEEASALERKIPAQEQQQLQAGSDTFLALWKPANTADPKGVVILIPGTGETADWPQAIGPLRRKLPDVEWNSLSITLPDLQSDAIAPRVIEAPAAPKTTDAGSKDSTTAQPIEQAAGGEADVADKVVAETTEEQAKADAERIFARIDAAIAYAEQQGAHSIVVLGHGTGAYWAARFLNEKQTAQVEKLVMVAAQVPPKAKPELAELTPLLKLPTADIFYMDKPLDRNAALERLQASKRLKTSSFSQVALKALPDNKAEQEQLFRRVRGWLNPQNPD; encoded by the coding sequence ATGCCCCCTGTCTCTCGCCTGGCAATGCCAGCATTGTGCCTGTCGCTGATCCTGCCTTGTGCGTTTTCCGTCGAAGCCGCCGATCCGGCTCCCGCCGCTACCGCGGAAAAGCCCGCCGAAGAAAAACCAGTCGAACGCCAGCCATTGCTTGAGCGTAGTCAGGAAGAAGCCTCGGCACTCGAACGCAAAATCCCGGCCCAGGAACAACAACAGTTGCAGGCCGGCAGCGACACGTTCCTCGCGCTGTGGAAACCGGCCAACACGGCCGACCCCAAAGGCGTGGTGATCCTGATCCCCGGTACCGGCGAAACCGCTGACTGGCCCCAGGCAATCGGCCCGCTGCGGCGTAAATTGCCGGACGTCGAGTGGAACAGCCTGAGTATCACCCTACCCGACCTGCAAAGCGATGCCATCGCACCGCGTGTGATCGAAGCGCCCGCAGCGCCGAAAACCACCGATGCAGGCAGCAAGGATTCGACCACCGCCCAACCGATCGAGCAAGCCGCTGGTGGTGAAGCGGACGTGGCTGACAAGGTCGTTGCCGAAACCACCGAAGAACAGGCCAAGGCTGACGCCGAACGAATCTTTGCCCGCATCGACGCGGCGATCGCCTACGCCGAACAGCAAGGCGCACACAGCATCGTGGTCCTCGGTCACGGTACAGGCGCCTATTGGGCCGCGCGGTTCCTGAATGAAAAGCAGACCGCGCAAGTGGAAAAGCTGGTGATGGTCGCCGCGCAAGTACCGCCCAAAGCCAAGCCTGAACTGGCAGAACTGACGCCACTGCTGAAGCTGCCGACGGCCGATATCTTCTACATGGACAAGCCGCTGGATCGCAACGCCGCACTGGAGCGTTTACAGGCCAGCAAACGCTTGAAGACGTCGTCGTTCAGCCAGGTAGCGCTCAAGGCGTTGCCCGACAACAAGGCCGAGCAGGAGCAATTGTTCCGCCGGGTGCGCGGCTGGTTGAATCCGCAAAACCCGGACTGA
- a CDS encoding ABC transporter permease: MAIAVPLNEGSSPTLKQRLKHAERVNRWKAQALIAPLVLFLLLVFLVPIVALLYKSVGNPEVVGGMPRTVAAIASWDGRGLPAEPVYKAAGEDLAEARKNQTLGDLSKRLNMELAGYRSLLTKTARSLPFASEPASYKEALEGLDERWGDPAYWQAVKRNTSSITPFYLLAAVDHRIDDLGELAPATPDQAIYLDIFARTFWMGLIITVICLVLAYPLAYLLANLPSRQSNLLMILVLLPFWTSILVRVAAWIVLLQSGGLINSALMAMGVIDKPLELVFNRTGVYISMVHILLPFMILPIYSVMKGISPTYMRAAISLGCHPFASFWRVYFPQTYAGVGAGCLLVFILAIGYYITPALLGSPNDQMVSYFVAFYTNTSINWGMATALGGLLLLATVVLYLIYSWLVGASRLRLS, encoded by the coding sequence ATGGCCATCGCCGTTCCCCTGAACGAGGGCAGCAGCCCCACCTTGAAGCAGCGGCTCAAGCACGCCGAGCGGGTCAACCGCTGGAAGGCCCAGGCGCTGATCGCGCCACTGGTGCTGTTTCTGTTGCTGGTGTTCCTGGTGCCGATCGTGGCGCTGCTCTACAAAAGCGTCGGCAACCCGGAAGTGGTGGGCGGCATGCCACGCACCGTGGCTGCCATCGCCAGTTGGGACGGTCGCGGACTGCCCGCTGAACCGGTCTACAAGGCCGCCGGCGAAGACCTCGCCGAGGCCCGCAAAAACCAGACCCTGGGCGATCTGTCCAAGCGCCTGAACATGGAGTTGGCCGGCTATCGCAGCCTGCTGACCAAAACCGCCCGCTCGCTGCCATTCGCCAGCGAACCGGCCTCTTATAAAGAAGCGCTGGAAGGCCTCGACGAACGCTGGGGCGATCCGGCCTATTGGCAGGCTGTGAAGCGCAACACCAGCAGCATCACCCCGTTCTATCTGCTGGCGGCGGTGGACCATCGCATCGACGACCTCGGCGAACTGGCCCCGGCCACCCCGGATCAGGCGATCTACCTCGACATCTTCGCCCGGACCTTCTGGATGGGCCTGATCATCACCGTGATCTGCCTGGTGCTGGCCTATCCGCTGGCGTACCTGCTGGCCAACCTGCCGTCGCGTCAAAGCAACCTGCTGATGATTCTGGTGCTGTTGCCGTTCTGGACCTCAATCCTGGTACGAGTCGCGGCGTGGATCGTGTTGCTGCAATCCGGCGGATTGATCAACAGCGCGCTGATGGCGATGGGCGTGATCGATAAGCCGCTGGAGCTGGTGTTCAACCGCACGGGGGTCTACATCTCGATGGTGCACATCCTGTTGCCGTTCATGATCCTGCCGATCTACAGCGTGATGAAAGGCATCTCGCCGACCTACATGCGCGCCGCGATTTCCCTCGGCTGTCATCCGTTCGCCAGCTTCTGGCGGGTCTACTTCCCGCAGACCTACGCCGGTGTCGGCGCCGGTTGCCTGCTGGTGTTCATCCTCGCTATCGGCTACTACATCACCCCGGCGCTGCTGGGCAGCCCGAACGATCAGATGGTCAGCTACTTCGTCGCGTTCTACACCAACACCAGCATCAACTGGGGCATGGCCACTGCGCTGGGCGGGCTGTTGCTGCTGGCGACCGTGGTGCTTTATCTGATCTACAGCTGGCTGGTAGGCGCCAGTCGCCTGCGCCTGAGTTAA
- a CDS encoding transporter substrate-binding domain-containing protein: MMRFCCLWVIGCLAFPLMGWAAPAPSSHVAQLSMSQQQWLAQHNELRVGLILQAPYAQYDRRLQRLSGANVELMKWLAKALDIELRWRNFPDIEQLEAAARDGEIDIAPGLTQTPGSLRLWQFSDPYMRVPQLVVSDQKVSSSVELEKLDSQARVAVRMPSVTADYLRGNYPHLNLQGVPLERQALQLLLSQQASYAVVDEAQLGRLSTEPEFAGLVVVGDIGLPQLLRVATRRDWPELAGIVESALRAIPAKDLERLHTQWLQPKYPRLSESPGFWQNLSLLFAVLLLSCAAIVLWQRRQQHSLEQRLLAAREDIALRAASEEALRLTQFSIDQSTVGILWVNWDSHVRYANRAAEHMLGYPQGALIERPLIDFEPGLHMDRWLNLWKRARASEEGPLSFETSCVRADGSILPADVSLSFLRFRDSEYLVVYLTDVTERRRALAALQESEARLQGIAANVPGLVFRLERAPVTGQIDFAYISEGSENLVGYAPAAIAHRDMGLRSLVHPDDKAGYHQTQDRALDTDSDWSWQGRILTRQGEQRWAEIKAITRQLEDGAYVWDGIVWDITESKRIELELAASREQLRELSAHLESVREEEKARIAREVHDELGQMLTVLKLETSMCELAYAQLDPGLNERLNSMKRLIAQLFQLVRDVATALRPPILDAGIASAIEWQARRFEARTQIPCLVQVPDNLPPLSDAKAIGLFRILQEALTNVMRHAQAHTVELTLTQEGDELCLTVSDDGVGFVAAAGRPTSFGLVGMRERVLIMGGQLSLDSEPGEGTTLSVRVPLDEEK, translated from the coding sequence ATGATGCGTTTTTGCTGCCTGTGGGTTATCGGCTGTCTGGCGTTTCCCTTGATGGGGTGGGCCGCGCCTGCGCCGTCGAGCCATGTTGCGCAGTTGTCGATGAGCCAGCAGCAGTGGCTCGCCCAGCACAATGAATTACGCGTCGGCCTGATTCTGCAGGCGCCGTACGCGCAATACGACCGGCGTCTGCAGCGGCTGTCCGGGGCCAATGTCGAGTTGATGAAGTGGCTGGCCAAGGCCCTCGACATCGAACTCAGATGGCGCAACTTCCCCGATATCGAACAACTTGAAGCCGCCGCGCGGGACGGCGAGATCGATATCGCCCCGGGCCTGACCCAGACGCCTGGCTCGCTGCGTCTCTGGCAGTTTTCCGATCCTTACATGCGCGTGCCGCAACTGGTGGTCAGCGATCAGAAAGTCAGCAGTTCGGTCGAGCTGGAAAAGCTCGACAGCCAGGCCCGGGTGGCCGTGCGCATGCCCAGCGTCACCGCTGATTATCTGCGCGGCAACTATCCCCATCTGAATCTGCAAGGCGTGCCGCTGGAGCGTCAGGCCTTGCAGTTGCTGTTGAGTCAGCAGGCGTCTTACGCGGTGGTGGATGAAGCGCAACTGGGGCGTCTGTCGACAGAGCCGGAGTTTGCCGGGCTGGTGGTGGTCGGCGACATCGGTCTGCCGCAACTGTTGCGAGTTGCCACCCGTCGCGACTGGCCGGAGCTGGCCGGGATCGTCGAAAGTGCCTTGCGGGCAATCCCGGCGAAAGATCTGGAGCGTCTGCACACGCAATGGCTGCAACCCAAATACCCGCGGCTCTCGGAATCGCCGGGGTTCTGGCAGAACCTGAGTCTGCTGTTCGCCGTGTTGTTGCTCAGTTGTGCGGCAATCGTCTTGTGGCAACGGCGCCAGCAACACAGCCTTGAACAACGCCTGCTCGCTGCCCGGGAAGACATTGCCCTGCGCGCGGCCAGCGAAGAAGCTCTGCGCCTGACTCAGTTTTCCATCGACCAGAGCACCGTCGGCATTCTCTGGGTCAACTGGGACAGTCACGTGCGCTACGCCAACCGCGCGGCGGAGCACATGCTGGGTTATCCACAGGGCGCGCTGATCGAGCGACCGCTGATCGACTTCGAACCCGGCCTGCACATGGATCGCTGGCTCAATCTGTGGAAGCGCGCCCGGGCCAGTGAGGAAGGGCCGCTCAGCTTTGAAACGAGTTGTGTGCGGGCGGATGGCAGCATCCTGCCGGCGGATGTGTCGTTGAGTTTTCTGCGGTTTCGCGACAGCGAATATCTGGTGGTTTATCTCACTGACGTGACCGAGCGTCGGCGGGCCCTGGCCGCGTTGCAGGAAAGCGAGGCGCGCTTGCAGGGCATCGCCGCCAACGTGCCGGGGCTGGTGTTCCGTCTGGAACGGGCGCCGGTGACCGGGCAGATCGACTTTGCCTACATCAGTGAGGGCAGCGAAAATCTGGTGGGCTACGCACCGGCCGCCATCGCCCATCGCGACATGGGTCTGCGCAGCCTGGTGCATCCGGACGACAAGGCCGGTTATCACCAGACTCAGGACCGGGCACTGGACACCGACAGCGACTGGTCGTGGCAGGGGCGGATCCTTACGCGCCAGGGCGAGCAGCGCTGGGCCGAGATCAAGGCCATCACCCGGCAACTGGAGGACGGCGCCTACGTCTGGGACGGCATCGTCTGGGACATCACCGAAAGCAAACGCATCGAACTGGAACTGGCGGCATCGCGCGAACAACTGCGCGAACTGTCGGCGCACCTCGAAAGCGTGCGGGAAGAGGAGAAGGCGCGCATTGCCCGCGAAGTTCACGATGAACTGGGGCAAATGTTGACGGTGCTGAAACTGGAGACGTCGATGTGCGAACTGGCCTACGCGCAACTCGATCCTGGTCTGAACGAGCGCCTGAACAGCATGAAACGCCTGATCGCCCAGCTGTTCCAGTTGGTGCGCGATGTGGCGACGGCATTGCGCCCGCCGATTCTCGATGCGGGGATCGCTTCGGCGATCGAATGGCAGGCTCGGCGATTCGAGGCGCGCACGCAGATTCCGTGTCTGGTGCAGGTGCCGGACAATCTGCCGCCGCTCAGCGACGCCAAGGCCATCGGCCTGTTCCGTATTCTTCAAGAGGCGCTGACCAATGTCATGCGCCATGCCCAGGCGCATACTGTGGAGCTGACGCTGACGCAGGAAGGCGACGAATTGTGTCTGACGGTCAGCGATGATGGCGTAGGATTTGTCGCCGCTGCGGGCAGGCCGACGTCCTTTGGATTGGTGGGCATGCGTGAGCGGGTGTTGATCATGGGCGGTCAGTTGTCACTCGACAGCGAACCGGGCGAGGGCACCACACTGAGCGTGCGGGTGCCACTTGATGAGGAGAAGTAA
- a CDS encoding ABC transporter substrate-binding protein: MLRSLKFTALTLGLMGAASAMAAGPDLTVVSFGGANKAAQVKAFYAPWEAAGNGKIVAGEYNGEMAKVKAMVDTKSVSWDLVEVESPELSRGCDEDMFEQLDPALFGKTEDYVKGAIQPCGVGFFVWSTVLAYNADKLKTAPTSWADFWDTKKFPGKRGLRKGAKYTLEFALMADGVAPKDVYKVLASKDGQDRAFKKLDELKPSIQWWEAGAQPPQYLASGDVVMSSAYNGRIAAVQKESNLKVVWNGGIYDFDAWAIPKGLDAKRAEAAKKFIAYSVQPQQQKTYSENIAYGPANTQAVPLLAKDVLKDMPTTPENIANQVQIDVSFWADNGEQLEQRFNSWAAK, translated from the coding sequence ATGTTGAGATCCCTGAAGTTCACAGCCCTGACCCTGGGCCTGATGGGTGCGGCAAGCGCAATGGCCGCCGGCCCGGATCTGACCGTGGTGTCGTTTGGCGGGGCGAACAAGGCGGCGCAAGTCAAAGCCTTCTACGCACCGTGGGAAGCGGCGGGCAACGGCAAGATCGTCGCCGGCGAGTACAACGGTGAGATGGCCAAAGTCAAAGCCATGGTCGATACCAAGAGCGTGTCCTGGGATCTGGTGGAGGTTGAATCGCCGGAACTGTCCCGTGGCTGCGACGAAGACATGTTCGAGCAGCTCGATCCTGCGCTGTTCGGCAAGACCGAAGACTACGTCAAAGGCGCGATCCAGCCGTGCGGCGTGGGCTTCTTCGTATGGTCCACCGTACTGGCCTACAACGCCGACAAACTGAAAACCGCACCGACCAGTTGGGCGGATTTCTGGGACACCAAGAAATTCCCGGGCAAGCGCGGCCTGCGCAAAGGCGCCAAGTACACCCTCGAATTCGCACTGATGGCCGACGGCGTTGCGCCGAAAGACGTCTACAAAGTGTTGGCCAGCAAAGATGGTCAGGATCGCGCATTCAAGAAGCTGGACGAACTCAAGCCAAGCATCCAGTGGTGGGAAGCCGGCGCACAGCCACCGCAGTATCTCGCCTCCGGTGACGTGGTCATGAGCTCCGCCTACAACGGTCGTATCGCTGCCGTGCAGAAAGAGTCCAACCTGAAAGTGGTGTGGAACGGCGGCATCTACGACTTCGACGCATGGGCCATCCCGAAAGGCCTGGACGCCAAACGTGCGGAAGCGGCGAAGAAATTCATCGCCTATTCGGTGCAGCCGCAACAGCAGAAGACCTATTCGGAAAACATCGCCTACGGCCCGGCCAACACCCAGGCTGTGCCGCTGCTGGCCAAGGATGTCCTGAAAGACATGCCGACCACCCCGGAAAACATCGCCAACCAGGTGCAGATCGACGTCAGCTTCTGGGCTGACAACGGTGAGCAACTGGAGCAGCGCTTCAATTCCTGGGCTGCGAAGTAA
- a CDS encoding iron-containing alcohol dehydrogenase: MSLSSFKIAHKLITGAGAIEQLAVELTRLDIDNPLIVTDAALVKSGTVELALAQIGEREYEIFDRVLPDPEIAIVEDCMRVYREGGHDGLIGLGGGSAIDIAKSVAAYAGYHGALEDLFGVDQVPRKGPPLIAIPTTAGTGSEVTNVAILSDKVAQLKKGIVSDYLLPDVALVSPQMTLTCPRSVTAASGVDALVHAIESYLSLNASPITDSLAIGAIKLIARSLPKAYANPSNLQAREDMATASLMAGMAFGNAGVGAVHALAYPLGGRFNIAHGVSNALLLPYVMTWNKMACVERMQDIAEAMGVKTAHLSLNEAADSAVAAMTELCSAVEIPQGLHSFGVPEEAIPAMAVEAAGIERLMRNNPRKLSAADIEKIYRAAY, encoded by the coding sequence ATGAGTCTTTCCTCGTTCAAGATCGCTCACAAACTGATCACCGGCGCCGGGGCCATCGAGCAGCTGGCGGTCGAGCTCACGCGGCTGGATATCGATAACCCGCTGATCGTCACTGATGCCGCACTGGTCAAGTCCGGCACGGTGGAGCTGGCGCTGGCGCAGATCGGCGAGCGCGAGTACGAAATTTTCGACCGGGTGCTGCCGGATCCGGAAATCGCCATCGTCGAGGACTGCATGCGCGTCTATCGCGAGGGCGGGCATGACGGGCTGATCGGTCTGGGCGGCGGCAGTGCAATCGACATCGCCAAGAGTGTTGCCGCGTACGCCGGTTACCACGGTGCGCTGGAAGATCTGTTCGGCGTTGATCAGGTGCCGCGCAAGGGTCCGCCGCTGATCGCCATCCCGACCACGGCCGGCACCGGTTCCGAGGTGACCAACGTGGCGATTCTTTCGGACAAGGTCGCCCAGTTGAAGAAGGGGATCGTCAGCGATTATCTGTTGCCGGACGTGGCGCTGGTCAGTCCGCAGATGACCCTGACCTGCCCGCGCAGTGTCACCGCCGCCAGTGGCGTCGATGCGCTGGTGCATGCCATCGAGTCTTATCTGTCACTGAATGCCTCACCGATCACCGATTCGCTGGCCATCGGCGCAATCAAGTTGATCGCCCGGTCATTGCCCAAGGCCTACGCCAACCCCTCCAACCTGCAAGCTCGGGAGGACATGGCCACCGCCAGCCTGATGGCCGGCATGGCGTTCGGCAATGCCGGGGTCGGTGCGGTGCACGCGCTGGCGTATCCGCTGGGTGGGCGCTTCAATATTGCCCACGGCGTGAGCAACGCGTTGTTGCTGCCGTATGTGATGACCTGGAACAAGATGGCCTGCGTCGAACGGATGCAGGATATTGCCGAAGCCATGGGGGTGAAGACCGCTCATCTGAGTCTCAATGAAGCGGCCGACAGCGCCGTCGCAGCGATGACCGAACTGTGTTCGGCGGTGGAAATTCCGCAGGGTTTGCACAGTTTCGGCGTGCCCGAAGAGGCGATCCCGGCCATGGCCGTAGAGGCCGCGGGGATCGAGCGCCTGATGCGCAACAACCCGCGCAAGCTCAGCGCCGCCGACATCGAGAAGATCTACCGGGCAGCGTACTGA